TCCTTAACTCACCACTGCTCGTGGACACGTTTCTGCTGCTGAGTGGCTTCCTGTTCgcccggttgctgctgatcgagCTGGACAAGCGCAAGGGGAGCGTCAACTTTGGGCTGCTGTACGTGTTCCGGTACATTCGTCTTACGCCCGCCTATCTGGCCATTATCGCGATCTACGCCACGTGGCTGCCGGCGCTAGGGGATGGTCCGCTGTGGAGTGGTCGAATGGCAGCCGAGCAGAGTCGCTGCCAGGACAGTTGGTGGCGCAATTTGCTGTACATAAACAACTACGTCGGCACGGACCGGATGTGCATGTTTCAGTCGTGGTACTTGGCAGCGGACACCCAGCTGTTCGTGCTGGCACCTCTCATCCTGTATCCGATGTGGCGTTTCGGACGTCGCGCCGCACTTTCGCTCATCGGCAGCCTGATTGCCGTCTCGATCCTTGTCCCGTTCTGTGTCACCTACTACCAGCGGCTCGATCCGACGTTCATGATCTTCACCGAGTAGGTCACCCAGCATGCTGTCCCTATCACGCCCAACTCACATCGCTATCTTCTTTGTTCCGCAGTGAAGTTTCTGATCTCCAGTTCAACCATTACTTCGTCAACGTTTACGGTACCACGCACATGCGGGCAACGGCCTATCTGTTTGGTCTACTGACGGGCTATCTGGTCCACTGGATGCATCTGCAGAAGTAGGTGTCTACAGTGTATTCCTAAGCCGGTTTGATCTGCATCCATTCGCTTCGTTTCAGCGTTCGTATCGGCCGGAAGAAACTTGCGTTCTGCTGGATCGTGTCCAGCGCGTGTGGCTGCTCGGCCATGTTCTTCCTGACTGCATTCTACAACGGGCTCGGCACGGACCACTACTTCCACAATGCGGTCTACGCCGCACTGCATCGGTTCGGCTGGAGCCTGTCGAATGGTTGGCTCGTGCTGGCGTGCGTCACTGGCCATGGGCGCACACTGAAACGTCTGCTCTGCTGGCGTGCCTTCGTGCCGATCAGCCGGCTTACGTACTGTGCATATCTGATGAATGGACTCGTCGAACTGTACCTGTCGGCCTCAAGGCGAACGCCTATGTACGCCAGCATCGCCACGCTAGTAAGTCTCTACTCACCTGTAACCCCCCCCTGAGATTCTAACGGGCCTCCGATGTTTTAGACGGGTGAAACGTTATCGCACGTGATATTGACATTCTTGCTGGCGCTCGTGCTCTGCCTGATGTTCGAGTCTCCGATTCACGGCCTGGAGAAGATTCTTTTGCGTCGCTTCCGACCGACGGCCCGAGAACAAATGGACAGCCACAGCACCCAGCACACTCAGAGCACTTCCGAGGAGGCGTAGGGCGCCGACCTCTGGTGACTCCCATTAGGGATCGGTTTTGTAAATATCGCGTAGGTTAATTGTGTGATCTGGAAATTAGAAgctaaataaaatatttaaaacagtTTGAAACAATGGTTCGTGGCTTATTGAAGGTAAGTATAATAAAAGTAACGAACTCATGAGTACAATGTAGTCTCCTGTTAAGGACTCCTCAATGATAGAGCTCCCACCAGCTTGATCCCTTGCTAGTTTGCCTTATTTAACATCTACTACGACTCCGTTGGATTACCCCGTTTCGGTCCATTGAATAAGTTATGCGTCGAATGGGAACCAtaagaaagcaaataaaacccCCGAACCCCAACTGGCCACCGTCCCGGGCCAGCGGTTCGAAGCTCGATGCTCTCGGTGAGATTTATAAAGGATTAAATTTTATCTTACACTCCACGCTCCCGTAAGCCGACGTTCGCATTTTGTAGATGCATGTGGCGTCGGGCGAAGCACCATACGCCATCCCCATCGGCTGACCGTCGGAATGATGGATGGCAGCTAGGTGTGCTAGGGGGCTTTACACAGGAGTGAACCACCGGGGAGTGCACTTGCTCGAGCAGCTAAGCTGTTGGTAGACACTTCGGATTGGAGTGACTCATACCGGAAAGCAGACGGTACTGGGCGAAACAATCTGGGCGATGAATCGCTCGGTACACTGATCTAAAAGGAGCTCATTTAAGCATCATGATGAATTTATGGATCGATAGGATTTGAGGCACCAGGAGACGTCAGGAGAAATTGTGTCCCTTCGGAGGGTGTAGCAGATGCCTCGCTAAGTTCCGATCACCCCGCAGTGGAATTTCATCGCAATGTGTCCGATTCGCAAATGTGGCACTTTATGTGGCAATCCACCACGACGACACGCTGGGCCGCGAAGAGGAcaatgaaatggaaagttcTAATTAATTGCACCCCATAAATCATGCCCAACAATGACGAATAATTACGGGACAATGTGTCGATGAGTTATGCGTGCTGAGGTTTGGGCTTGACTCGGTGGACAGCTCCAAGTGTGCAGTGGATGCTCGTACTACTAAGAGCGGCTCCAGCTCACTGGCTCTGCACGCCAGTGCatgtggccaccggccagctaATCAGTGCAATGAAGATCCACTTCAAGATGCCAGCGCTGCTAATGCGTATGATGAAGCATTGTGTTGAAACTGCAACGTGGCATTCGGAATTGTCCCTCGGTTTGGGTTTTGGCCGCGGCACGATGGAGCACTTTGGAGCATTCTGGGCCTCATTTTACAGGATTCACAGCATTTtcaaaatgcacaaaatcgcGAACCGTGCACGCCAAGCGTATAATTTGTAACCGTTTTTATGACACCAACGACCCTTAGTGCTAGTGGCAATAAATGGCCGTTAGATCGGTCCCCTATCCCGGATAAGATACCATCGAAATATGGTCAAATTTTAATCTCCCGTTTTATGCTTCAAAACCACCATCCGGCCGGTTAACGACAGCGGAACCGAGCGTTCAAACGCCGTTTCGATAATCCGTTGCCCGGTGAGCTGCAACAGAACGGGCCGTTGCGAAATCGTTTCCCCATGATAACGATAACGGCGCAGTTGACGGCAGTAATAGAGCGCCGATTGATAAATCGGTTGATAGCgaattcgatgtttttcgttgcgatgcgatgttttAATCTTCAAAAAGGGGAGCACAACCAGGTATATAAACCGTGGCGAATCGATTCCGGTGATAGTTGTTGCCGTAAAATCGAAATGCGTTCGCTACTCGCACTACCGCTTTTCCTAGCCCTGGCGGCAGGATCATCCCTGCAGTTTGATCGTTATTGGAGCGCCGAAGAGGTTTGCCGTCTTAGGGAAAAACATCGCGCACAAACATAACGGATTTTCTTCCACCACAGATTCGGATCTATCTGAATGAACTGGCGGCCGAATTTCCGACCTATGTCAGCATCAGCTCGTTCGGCATCACCAGCGAGAACCGACAGATTTGGGGCCTCAATATCAACGAAAACTTCGACCTCAGCCGGCCACTGGTCATCGTCGAGAGTGGATTGCGTGCCCGTGAGTGGGTTTCGCCGATGGTGGCATGCTCCATCATGCACGAGCTGGTCGAGCATCACTACGAGTTCGAGGAGTTGCTGGATCGTGTAAACTTTTTGATTATTCCCCTGGCCAACCCGGACGGGTACGAGTACTCGCGCACGGCTAACCGGGCGTGGATCAAATCACGCACAcccaacggaaacggatgcTTCGGAACCGACCTGAACCGCAACTTTGGATACCGGTGGAACACCGTCGGTGGTAGCACGGATGTAGGTGAACACTGCCGTACCTTCGCCGGGACCGTTTAAGTCATGTCCCTTTCGATTACAGCCCTGCTCGGATGAGTACGTCGGAACGGGTGCTTTCTCCGCACCCGAGACCACCGCCCTGCGCAACATGCTTcagagcaacagcaacaggctAGCCTTGTACCTCAGCATTCAGGCGGCAGGACAGATGGTGCTGTACCCTTACGGACACAGTGCCATGACTAATCCGGACAACGTGGTCCAACTTCGAAGCCTCGCTAACGACGTGGCCCGTACGCTGATGAATCAGAACGGGAAGATCTTCACGGCCGGCGGTGCTGGACTACTGCAGTCGCCTGCCTCCGGGAGCAGTATCGATTATGTGGCCGGAACCAACCACACGGACTTGGTGTTTACGATCAAGACCCGTAGCGGTGGTAACTACGGTTACGATAtaccggaagcggaactggCCGAAGTGCTAAGCGAGACGACCCACGGATTCCTGACGCTGGCAGAGTACGTGGCAGGCCAGTGACACCTGAGTGCGGTATAAGTGATGGCCGAAATGTTTATTCCAATTTGTGTTTATCTTTTATTTCGCCATCGGAGTGGCAAAGAAATGTGAGTGTGCAAGAAAAAGGACCATTCGATCGGCCATCCTTCTCGGGTGCAAATTTCCCACGagcataataaaaataaattatcaatacATATCCTCGACGCTGTCCATCGGTGAGAGGCGCTCCAAGGCACGAGCACCGGAGAGCAGCACGCATACTTCAAAGGTTGCGGTCCCGGGCAAGGGAATCCGAGATAACAAGGGCATGACCCTTTCggggccgtttttttgcgttctgTTCCCATACTTCCACCCGGCAGATCCGGCCACTTCCGTTCCAACTTGGAACTTTAAAGTGCTTTCTAGTGAGGTTTGGTGGTAGTTTCTTCCGCCCAagattgaagttttatttgcCACGTTTCGGGCTTTCTCCTTTTGAATGTTTCCCCATTATTGGGCCACTCTGCTCGTTTGTGGTCGGTCgcccttttctttcgccatcgGAAGATACGCCATCTTACGACAATATACTGTAAACAAGATGAGGGCCAGTCCCGCGGTCGAGGGCCCgcaaaacatcataaaacatcacaccatcgccgtcgccacGCTATCCGATCCGACCGAGGGGTTAGGGGGTCTTTtatgtttctctttctgcACCGTAACATACGTAGACTGTCtgggctttctttttttgtcgaCAACCCGTGCGGCTTCTATCGACGCCGGCAGACGAGAGTTTTTCCTGTTCCGCTGTCGAATGTGTCGGATGGGTTTTTCCTCCCTTAAAACGTAGCCAACGAAAGGGGATCAAAGATGAATACGACCCCCGATTCCTTGCACGGGccggcagtgttgccaaactTCAGCTCTTGTCAGCCGCTATCCTTGACGTGACGTTCTTGGAATGAGATAGATCCCAGTCGATGATCAATTATGTAAAATCTAATTGTTTTTACAACTTCTTATAAGTCTTAACTTTTGATGCATTTTAATCAGCACTGTGAAACTGGCAGCACTGACCGAGTGATCCCCATTCGGCATCGTTTTCCCCGGGGGGGTCGCCAGTGGCTTTCATCGTTTCGTCCGCAAAGGATAGAAACACCACACAGGCCGAATTTATCTCTTTATAAGCCAAGTAGGGTTTTATGATATGTGAGGTGGTTACAACCGAAGCCCAAGCGGCGAAGGCGGAAACATATTAGCAACGTGGCACCAACTGACGTGGGACGGCCGAAGGCTCAATGTATGGGAACTCGGGAACTTTTCCAACTTATCCCACCGGCCAACCCACTCGGGACGCGGAGGGTTACGTTTATGCTAATCCCCGAAGAAGGGTGACCCGGGGCGGAAAAACGGTGCTTGGGGAATATGCTTTCAGTCGGTTGAATTGATGCAAATTGAATGGTTTCAAGTGGGCGGCAGTTCGGCAGTCCCAAGTTGCTGTCCCAGGTTTGCGGCCGCGATTTTAGGcgaattaaaaatgatttttggTGTGATCTACTTATGTTgcgaaattttgaaacattttcacccCCTTCAAACTAAATCCCTTCAGAGGCACATAAGTGAAGGATTTAGTacaattgtttatttttctgtcGCAAACTAAGTAAGTAGTTTTATAGTatacgaaataaataaaaaagtaaataatGATGAGCTTTTCATTACACTAAATTTCTTAATGAGTGTGTTTCCTTAATTACTGTAATTCGAGGCAAATAAAACTACATTACAAGGCAATGTTGTTAACtctgtaaaacaaacaaaacccgtcAGCAACTGAATCCGAAATATTAGCACCACTAAAATCAGAGAAACGCTGTTGAGGGCTACAAATATCCGACGGTAAGCCGTAAACCCCCGAAAAACCCCACAAAACCTGCCCGATGCCTAACTTTCGATTGTCTCATAAATATTAATGGAAGCGTCAGAGGTGCAAACGTCCTGCCGGAGGCGTTCGTGAGAACTTTTCACTTACCATCCCTTCCTAGACCGGAAGGAGGCCCCGGTTGACGGTGcggttgaataattgattaaaatttatcgTGAAATTCAATATCGAACATTATCGAGTCTATTACTTTGTGCACTTCCGGTGAACAGATTGCTTGATTTACTCGCTCTCACCTCactgcggtggcggcggcggcggcaggagGCTGTAACAGCAGCGAGTGTCCCACCCGATTCCGTGGCCTCCGGTCCGAGAAGGAGCAACTTTTTAAGCCTACAACGGGTGGGGACCTCCGGCCATCGCCACGTTGGTAGCAGACTTTTCCAACTATTCTGCCACCGGCTTTTTTACCCCGAGATCTCCGACTCTCGTTGCTTTCGAAATGACAACAGTCCAATGCCAGCCCCGGCCCATAAACACAAAAGACCATCGGGCTGCACAATACGACAAGGACGGCCGGTCCGGAAAGGAACCGCCCTTTTTTCGCGCCCCGAACCGTTCGCGGGCGGCACATTTTTCGCAACAAGGCGtgcgaaatgaaaagttttccaacctTTTCGCCACAGGCCGCAAGGGGGAAACTTAGAAACCGGCCGCCGACCGGCCAATGGCACGATGGGCCGGCGATGGAAATATGGCAGCGCGCCAAGAAACGCACCGGGATAGAAAACAATTACgtgataataaaaatttatacCTCGCATTGTCCGGAGCCGTCCCGTGCAGAGCGAACAGACAACGGAATGGAGTGAAAAAAGGCCGCAACACAAAAACGAGCAAAATCacggttttatgctgcgtgccAAACTTTGGGCCGAGCGGCAGAGCGAAAAATACGATCATCTCCAGACGAGGGCCCCAGTTTTCGTGAGCCATTTTACAGCCGGCCATTGTGTattgtgtggtgtgtttaaCTAACGACCGATATTGTTTATGAGCCACAACTGGCCCGGTAACCGGCGCATTCGCTTTGTGCCGCAGGTAaacgcctaaatgtatgcaattaGTTAATTCCTCCATTTAAATGCATAAAAGTATTGTGGCTCTCCATCTGATCACGTTGTTTTAACGGTTTGTCGTTTGCTCCGAAGCTGGTGATAAATCTGCTTACGTACGGACGTACGTTATCACTACAATCTCCTAGCAGTACTTTACGTTGGTGTACCACGAGTATTGGTGTCCGTCCGCGAGAAAGTAAATTGTGTGTCCGCAGGGTCACATTTGACAACGACAGGCTATTAAAAAGTCGTTAACGATCCGTGTTTAGCGCCTATACTTCCGGCCAGTGGACTAGCTCGTTACAAGTGCGGTCGTCCGTGCCCTTTCCGATCGGACAACACCAAGCGAAACCGATCGGCAGATAAGGCAGCCCCCGTCGCGGGCCGAAGCTTCGAAGCTAGGAGCAGGTATATACatgcataaaataataatgaatcTTTTTGGTCCATAAACTGTAAAATTGGTCCTTTCAATAACTACTTTGAACGGCGTTAAAATATTCGTTGGTGTTTGAACGAATCAGCACCAGGAAGATTGGCTGTGTTTACCGCTGTTGACACACTCGCGACGAGCCGGTATAGGATCCGCATGATAACGATTTATGCTGATAACGATTGCACCTTTTTATTGCATTACTCAATGGATTTGCTTGTGCAGTTTATAACCGATTCACCGCAAGTAGCGCATTACGCACTGATAAGCGATCGGCGGTTCTTGAGGAGTATCAAGACACCGTCAGAGTGCCAGCGTACTGACcaaaaactttaaacaacACGAACGTATCGGCAGCCACCTTCGACAGCTCGGTAACCGGCAGATCGAACCCGTCCAACCCACCGCCGGTCAGCTCGACCGTATACGCATACGGGACGCCCTCGCTGTACACGTAGTCATCCGAGGCCCCGGAAGCTGTGTACAGCACGTCGGCCGAATTGCCCACTTCGTACTCTGgtccaccggcggcgacgagaGCATCGCGTGCCTGCTCGCCGAGGCGCTGTAAATCTTCCCCGTTCGGTGCGTGCAGAAAGTCGTAGCCCCAAGGCCACAGGATCATCTCGCCATACGTGTGGACCGCCAGATAAACACGGACGGCACTCTTGTACTGATCGAGCAGCGCCATCATGGCTTGGGTCTCCTTTTGCGAGGATTGCACGGTCCCGGCGAACGTGTTCGAGCACGCGTTGGTCGTCCAGTCCCACTGGAAGGGGAAGTTGCGGTTCAGGTCGACACCGTAGCAGAGCACGTTGTTCGGGACACGGTTTTTACGCCACAGCCGGTTTGTCTCGTGCGTGTATCTGTAGCCATCCGGGTTCAGCACCGGTATGATAACGTAATCCGTGTTGTCCAGCTCCGCCGCGTACTGGTCCGAGTGCTCGACGAACTCGTGGATCATGTACATTACCGACATCACACCGGCCCATTCTCTGGCGAGAAACAAAGATCCCTGCACGTTACGCAATCTGTCGGACGAAACGGATTGGAGATATCGCGTACCTAGCGTGGATGCCTCCGTCCATGAAGACAATCGGGCGACTTTGATCGACGTCTCCGTTCCTCGAGATAGTGATGGCCTTGATCAGATTTCCCTCGTGCGTGGTGCCCACATCTGATACGCGCACCAAGTCACTGTACGCCAGCTCTAGCTCCGCCAGATAATCGTAGATTTCTTCCAACGTCCAATAGTGCTCAAAATCGATCGTTGCCATCGAGTTAGAGTCTCGTCTGGTGCGCCGCAGATGGTTCTCATTCCGACGGTCCTCCTTGTCCAATAGtctggaaaataaattaaatccctCAATGCTAACGATGCAAGGGATACAATGGATGCATCGAAATTTCTAGAAACGTCTTACTCTTGGACATCTTCCACCACCAGATCGTACTCCACGTCAAGTCGGTCGAGAAAGTCCGTGACGGCTTTGCGTTCGGCCCGAGGTACCATCACACGAGCCTGTCGATTGAGTTTCGGTGCGTCCCAAAAGTCTACATCCTCCTTCAAACGCCACTGAAGCAGCTGCGAAAGCTGATCCTGCGTTTCCGGATGGACTGTATATATCTCGTACCTGCGGATTAGAACGATTTTAATCACACCGAGTGGGAAATGATTAACCTATGGCAACACTTTTGCATACTCGTGATAGGAACCGGCTTTCGCAAAGGCCAAGGCCACCAAGCAGCCACCAAACACCGCAAGCAACTTCATTCTGTGCTCATCGACGGTCAAACTTAAACTGCGGAAATCCGAAGCCGTTAGCGCACAGTATAACTCGCATGCCGGCGAAGCCGTTGCCGCAAACTTATCACAACCAAATCATTATCGATTGTAAATGGTCCTGATTGGTTAAACGTCTCCCTTCTCGATAGCCGTATCATTCGTATCACATCATGAACGTATCTGAGCAACGTATCAGTGGGTCAATATTATTACAAGACATACTGAGATCTACCAGAAGCAACAGAAACTGTACGACACATATTGAAATCAGCGTTATCAGCAACGCAATCAGCTGTTTGTGCGGAGCGATAgagtgtttaattttattctccATTGTATTCACATTTTATcgccatttatttattagccctcacatcatcatcatttgaaTTTAGAATAACACGATGGTTACGCGTTGTTGGCCATCGTGCGGAAGATCTGGAATGTTTGAGATGCAACAGCCATGATCTGGCTAGCAGGAAGGTCGAATCCGGTAGATCCTCCTCCAGTTAGCTCGAGCGTGAAAGCGAATCGGGATCCAATCACTCCCGCAGCGTAGTCATCGCTGCAACCATTTGCGGTGTACAGGATCTCGGCACT
The nucleotide sequence above comes from Anopheles bellator chromosome 1, idAnoBellAS_SP24_06.2, whole genome shotgun sequence. Encoded proteins:
- the LOC131205955 gene encoding nose resistant to fluoxetine protein 6-like yields the protein MATSGGACVLGRRMRLLLVGVFILVSYYPACGQQPVPTAEDLILDRIASVLPELPDDTCRRHLNRTLGALKTREPWAVAMFDASAKYPVGVEHGSVYQLGNFDECLENRRTTSSNKPPVPTQYCLAQVTLPGYRVRSLSTRHSPALDSNVTSSLIVHWGLCVPAACTGRDVQQLLKATTGYDTATLPTSACQSRTNATPRAYGTGQIACVSVLLLFATLVTFSTFFYSGTSKAGGQSDEKQPSTGTSILRAFSVFENLRKLVQVSKDDHGLGCINGIKASAMLFILSGHALLFLAGGPLLNTGFFLEQQRQIQNALFLNSPLLVDTFLLLSGFLFARLLLIELDKRKGSVNFGLLYVFRYIRLTPAYLAIIAIYATWLPALGDGPLWSGRMAAEQSRCQDSWWRNLLYINNYVGTDRMCMFQSWYLAADTQLFVLAPLILYPMWRFGRRAALSLIGSLIAVSILVPFCVTYYQRLDPTFMIFTDEVSDLQFNHYFVNVYGTTHMRATAYLFGLLTGYLVHWMHLQNVRIGRKKLAFCWIVSSACGCSAMFFLTAFYNGLGTDHYFHNAVYAALHRFGWSLSNGWLVLACVTGHGRTLKRLLCWRAFVPISRLTYCAYLMNGLVELYLSASRRTPMYASIATLTGETLSHVILTFLLALVLCLMFESPIHGLEKILLRRFRPTAREQMDSHSTQHTQSTSEEA
- the LOC131205968 gene encoding zinc carboxypeptidase A 1-like, which codes for MRSLLALPLFLALAAGSSLQFDRYWSAEEIRIYLNELAAEFPTYVSISSFGITSENRQIWGLNINENFDLSRPLVIVESGLRAREWVSPMVACSIMHELVEHHYEFEELLDRVNFLIIPLANPDGYEYSRTANRAWIKSRTPNGNGCFGTDLNRNFGYRWNTVGGSTDPCSDEYVGTGAFSAPETTALRNMLQSNSNRLALYLSIQAAGQMVLYPYGHSAMTNPDNVVQLRSLANDVARTLMNQNGKIFTAGGAGLLQSPASGSSIDYVAGTNHTDLVFTIKTRSGGNYGYDIPEAELAEVLSETTHGFLTLAEYVAGQ
- the LOC131215813 gene encoding uncharacterized protein LOC131215813, whose protein sequence is MKFCAVFLAALVLAVLSHGGSAEQVSYRDYKVYQIQVDSIEKHTILKRWERVRGVDFWDRAGYRVMIPPRLQKDFERFLSANKFTYQLTIEDVEATIEAEREYDREYRRQKAASGRSTVDFEHFWTSNEVNAYLDELARDYPNLVRVATIGNTHLGRPIKSITISTNNGVAGSKPLVFIDGGIHAREWAAVMSVVYLIHELVEHSSSYADLLNKDWIIIPVANPDGYEFSHTDNRMWRKNRFPATILCTGIDLNRNWEYMWEFSSNACSDSYAGTAAFSELETQALSRVMQQYASSMVLYLAVHTYGDMILYPYGYAWPFIPVTNQAAHIALGEQARSAVTAVGGPLYQVGNSAEILYTANGCSDDYAAGVIGSRFAFTLELTGGGSTGFDLPASQIMAVASQTFQIFRTMANNAYVHDFAATASPACELYCALTASDFRSLSLTVDEHRMKLLAVFGGCLVALAFAKAGSYHEYEIYTVHPETQDQLSQLLQWRLKEDVDFWDAPKLNRQARVMVPRAERKAVTDFLDRLDVEYDLVVEDVQELLDKEDRRNENHLRRTRRDSNSMATIDFEHYWTLEEIYDYLAELELAYSDLVRVSDVGTTHEGNLIKAITISRNGDVDQSRPIVFMDGGIHAREWAGVMSVMYMIHEFVEHSDQYAAELDNTDYVIIPVLNPDGYRYTHETNRLWRKNRVPNNVLCYGVDLNRNFPFQWDWTTNACSNTFAGTVQSSQKETQAMMALLDQYKSAVRVYLAVHTYGEMILWPWGYDFLHAPNGEDLQRLGEQARDALVAAGGPEYEVGNSADVLYTASGASDDYVYSEGVPYAYTVELTGGGLDGFDLPVTELSKVAADTFVLFKVFGQYAGTLTVS